A stretch of the Mesorhizobium sp. Pch-S genome encodes the following:
- the rpmG gene encoding 50S ribosomal protein L33 → MAKAANIKIKLLSTADTGFFYVTSKNSRTKTDKLSFRKYDPIAKKHVEFKETKIK, encoded by the coding sequence ATGGCCAAAGCTGCTAACATCAAGATCAAGCTTCTGTCGACCGCCGATACCGGCTTCTTCTACGTGACGAGCAAGAACAGCCGCACGAAGACCGACAAGCTGTCGTTCCGCAAGTACGACCCGATCGCCAAGAAGCACGTCGAGTTCAAGGAAACCAAGATCAAGTAA
- the fabD gene encoding ACP S-malonyltransferase, giving the protein MAVAFTFPGQGSQSVGMGKDLADAFPEARRVFEEVDEALGEKLSALIWDGPEETLTLTANAQPALMAVSLAAVRALEARGFSLKDKVAYVAGHSLGEYSALAAAGFVSVADAARLLRIRGNAMQSAVPVGEGAMAAIIGLEQPDVEAACAEAAEGSVCQIANDNGGGQLVISGAKAAVELAARLCTEKGAKRALMLQVSAPFHSALMAPAGEAMREALANVARNAPAVPVVSNVSVSPTQDPDTISARLVEQVTGRVRWRETVEWFGSNGVTTLYEVGAGKVLSGLARRINRDIAVTSVGNPADVDAAIAALA; this is encoded by the coding sequence ATGGCGGTCGCGTTTACCTTCCCGGGGCAGGGCAGCCAGTCGGTCGGCATGGGCAAGGATCTGGCCGATGCCTTTCCTGAAGCCCGTCGCGTTTTCGAGGAAGTAGACGAAGCGCTCGGGGAAAAACTGTCCGCTCTGATCTGGGATGGGCCAGAAGAGACGCTCACGCTGACGGCAAACGCGCAGCCTGCGTTGATGGCGGTATCACTGGCCGCTGTTCGGGCACTCGAGGCGCGTGGCTTTTCCTTGAAGGACAAGGTGGCCTATGTCGCCGGTCATTCGCTGGGCGAGTACTCGGCACTTGCAGCCGCAGGTTTCGTCTCGGTCGCCGATGCGGCAAGGCTGCTGCGCATTCGCGGCAATGCAATGCAATCGGCCGTACCGGTCGGAGAAGGTGCGATGGCTGCGATCATCGGCCTTGAGCAGCCCGACGTAGAAGCAGCCTGTGCCGAAGCCGCCGAGGGATCGGTCTGCCAGATTGCCAACGACAATGGCGGCGGCCAGCTGGTTATCTCGGGTGCCAAGGCAGCTGTCGAACTTGCGGCCAGGCTCTGCACGGAGAAGGGCGCCAAGCGGGCGCTGATGCTGCAAGTGTCGGCGCCATTCCATTCGGCGCTGATGGCGCCCGCGGGCGAAGCGATGCGCGAAGCCCTGGCCAATGTCGCCAGGAACGCGCCGGCTGTTCCGGTGGTTTCGAATGTTTCTGTTTCGCCAACCCAGGATCCCGATACGATCTCGGCGCGGCTGGTCGAGCAGGTGACGGGCCGTGTACGCTGGCGCGAAACAGTGGAATGGTTTGGCTCCAATGGCGTGACCACGCTCTATGAAGTCGGTGCCGGCAAGGTGCTTTCCGGCCTGGCACGTCGGATCAACCGTGACATTGCTGTGACTTCGGTGGGAAATCCTGCCGATGTCGATGCTGCTATTGCCGCTCTGGCCTGA
- the fabG gene encoding 3-oxoacyl-[acyl-carrier-protein] reductase: MFDLTGRKALVTGASGGIGESIARILHAQGAIVGLHGTRVEKLEALAGELGDRVKLFPANLSDRDEVKALGQKAEADLEGVDILVNNAGITKDGLFVRMSDADWDSVIEVNLTAVFRLTRELTHPMMRRRYGRIINITSVVGVTGNPGQANYCASKAGMIGFSKSLAQEIATRNVTVNCVAPGFIESAMTDKLNDKQKEAIMAAIPAKRMGTGAEVASAVAYLASEEASYVTGQTVHVNGGMAMI; encoded by the coding sequence ATGTTTGATCTGACAGGCCGCAAGGCACTGGTCACCGGAGCTTCGGGTGGCATCGGCGAATCCATCGCCAGGATACTTCACGCGCAGGGTGCGATCGTTGGTCTGCATGGCACACGTGTGGAAAAGCTGGAAGCACTTGCCGGCGAACTTGGCGACCGCGTCAAGCTTTTCCCGGCGAATTTGTCCGATCGCGACGAGGTCAAGGCGCTGGGCCAGAAGGCGGAAGCCGATCTCGAAGGCGTCGACATCCTGGTCAACAACGCCGGCATAACCAAAGATGGTCTGTTCGTACGCATGTCGGATGCCGACTGGGACAGCGTGATCGAGGTCAACCTGACTGCCGTCTTCCGCCTGACGCGGGAGCTGACGCATCCGATGATGCGTCGTCGCTACGGCCGTATCATCAACATCACGTCCGTCGTAGGCGTCACCGGCAACCCGGGGCAGGCCAACTATTGCGCCTCCAAGGCCGGTATGATCGGCTTTTCCAAATCGCTGGCGCAAGAGATCGCCACTCGCAACGTTACCGTCAATTGCGTTGCCCCAGGCTTCATCGAATCGGCCATGACCGACAAGCTGAACGACAAGCAGAAAGAAGCGATCATGGCCGCAATTCCTGCCAAACGCATGGGAACGGGTGCGGAGGTCGCCTCAGCGGTCGCCTATCTTGCTTCGGAGGAAGCATCCTACGTGACGGGCCAGACCGTTCACGTCAACGGTGGCATGGCGATGATTTAA
- a CDS encoding acyl carrier protein, whose product MSDTAERVKKIVIEHLGVDADKVTEQASFIDDLGADSLDTVELVMAFEEEFGVEIPDDAAETILTVGDAVKYIDKASA is encoded by the coding sequence ATGAGTGACACCGCAGAGCGCGTCAAAAAGATCGTTATCGAGCATCTGGGCGTCGATGCCGACAAAGTGACGGAGCAGGCCTCCTTCATCGACGATCTCGGCGCGGACAGCCTCGACACGGTTGAGCTTGTCATGGCGTTCGAGGAAGAGTTCGGCGTAGAAATCCCGGACGACGCGGCAGAGACCATCCTCACGGTCGGCGACGCCGTGAAGTACATCGACAAGGCCTCGGCCTGA